A genomic segment from Bacillus cereus G9842 encodes:
- a CDS encoding SWIM zinc finger family protein, producing MYAYLLKDITKWIPKYIVDKGYEYYEDGHVEDVEIQDKKVFAFVTGNAGNYEVVIDLEDFSESNCECPYENYCKHMVAVVYDIQGAGESAVKEKLKDLKKEELLILLNRLLQSSKNVQIVEKLLKKEKL from the coding sequence ATGTACGCTTACTTATTAAAAGATATAACGAAATGGATCCCAAAGTACATTGTAGATAAGGGATATGAATATTATGAAGATGGGCATGTAGAAGATGTTGAAATACAAGATAAAAAAGTGTTTGCTTTCGTTACTGGAAATGCAGGGAATTATGAAGTAGTTATCGATCTCGAAGATTTTTCAGAAAGTAACTGTGAGTGTCCCTATGAAAATTATTGTAAACATATGGTGGCAGTTGTTTATGATATTCAAGGTGCTGGTGAGAGTGCAGTTAAAGAGAAACTGAAAGATTTAAAAAAAGAAGAGTTACTTATATTATTAAATCGATTGTTGCAAAGTTCGAAAAACGTACAAATTGTAGAGAAGTTATTAAAGAAGGAGAAACTTTAA
- a CDS encoding YwiC-like family protein, with translation MKLVIPKQHGAWAMLVIPFLLSVVLGKPTIYHIPLFLAWFFIYLATYPFLTYIKQRRKKEFLQAAIVYFSIAFLFGMISLLYEWRILLFLIVMIPLFIVNMYYARQKNERALLNDICAIIVFCIGGLISYYFSMKQIDHTALFIALISFLYFLGSTFYVKTMIREKNNPKYRLISWGYHILLTIIVFAINPWCSLIFIPSVIRAIVLYGKKISIIKVGILEIANSVYFLIITAIIMKYAI, from the coding sequence ATGAAGTTAGTTATTCCGAAGCAACATGGTGCATGGGCCATGCTTGTTATTCCTTTTTTATTAAGTGTCGTACTTGGGAAACCTACTATTTATCATATTCCATTGTTTTTAGCGTGGTTTTTTATCTATTTAGCCACGTATCCATTTCTTACGTACATAAAGCAAAGACGAAAAAAAGAGTTTTTACAAGCTGCCATTGTTTATTTCAGCATTGCGTTCCTATTTGGGATGATTTCTTTATTATATGAGTGGCGAATTCTTTTATTCTTAATAGTAATGATTCCATTATTTATAGTGAATATGTATTACGCCCGTCAAAAAAATGAAAGAGCACTATTAAATGATATTTGTGCAATCATTGTGTTTTGTATCGGTGGGTTAATTAGTTATTACTTTTCAATGAAGCAAATCGATCATACAGCTTTATTCATTGCACTTATTTCATTTTTATACTTTTTAGGTAGTACGTTCTATGTGAAAACGATGATTCGTGAAAAAAATAACCCGAAGTATCGTCTTATATCTTGGGGATATCATATCTTATTAACGATAATTGTATTTGCGATTAATCCGTGGTGTTCTCTTATTTTTATACCAAGTGTCATTCGAGCAATTGTGTTGTATGGCAAAAAAATTTCTATTATAAAAGTAGGAATTTTAGAAATTGCTAATTCTGTATATTTTTTAATCATAACGGCAATAATTATGAAGTATGCCATTTGA
- a CDS encoding ECF transporter S component, translating to MSKRYVAFIICIFAVIIGTLLFTTLIMDGYYMLSSLFLLVVIMLPFYIRFERKAFVSREIVLVAVLAAIAAVSRVPFSILPSVQPTSFVIIVSAIVFGSETGFMIGATAAIISNIFLGQGPWTPWQMFSWGMIGFIAGLLRNTFFMKKLWGRLLYGVIVGFLFGWIMNFWGLLGFIREATWETVISYYIASFYFDLSHAISNVIFLLLFSTSWITILTRFKKKYGILDEHNVT from the coding sequence GTGTCCAAACGATATGTTGCATTCATAATATGTATTTTTGCAGTAATAATAGGCACATTACTCTTTACTACACTTATTATGGACGGTTATTACATGTTAAGTAGTTTGTTTTTATTAGTTGTTATTATGTTACCTTTCTATATCCGTTTTGAAAGGAAGGCGTTTGTTTCACGTGAAATTGTTCTCGTTGCTGTATTAGCGGCAATTGCAGCAGTAAGCCGGGTGCCATTTTCTATTTTACCAAGTGTACAACCAACTTCTTTTGTCATTATCGTTTCTGCAATTGTATTTGGAAGTGAAACTGGTTTTATGATTGGTGCTACAGCAGCAATCATATCCAATATTTTTTTAGGACAAGGTCCATGGACACCGTGGCAAATGTTTTCATGGGGCATGATTGGTTTTATAGCAGGTCTACTTCGTAATACATTTTTTATGAAAAAGCTATGGGGAAGACTTCTTTACGGAGTAATTGTTGGCTTTTTATTTGGCTGGATTATGAATTTCTGGGGCCTTCTCGGTTTTATACGAGAAGCAACGTGGGAAACTGTCATTTCGTATTATATCGCAAGTTTTTACTTTGATTTGAGCCATGCGATTTCGAATGTTATTTTCTTATTACTATTTAGTACTTCATGGATTACGATTCTTACAAGATTTAAAAAGAAATACGGTATATTAGATGAGCATAACGTGACATAG
- a CDS encoding ABC transporter ATP-binding protein: MVMVAHAEINNLSFVYADENEKALQHISLSVQKGEFIALAGGSGSGKTTLLKHFKKELLPIGKRTGDTYYDGTLLENVPDLLSAQEIGMVFQNPENQLVMDTVIQELAFSLENIGLPSHIIQKRIAELISFLGFQDLLHQSVHMLSGGQKQLVNLAAVLVMQPKLLLLDEPTAQLDPIAAKEFLGLLKRINEELGITIILSEHRLDEVIPLATRVVCMDNGCIMYDGSPKTVITNMWGVETFRPFIPQIPRLFLEWNVRDIPFTVREAQMKMNNFSAISYVNELIAQSEKQEVILSAEHISFQYEKNSPLILRDLSVSIEKGKWVALVGKNGTGKSTLLTLLAGLQKVRRGKVKWNGKVIHKIDSKERFKSIGYVSQHPYYHFTFDTVWDEVYERARELYGEQGKEIAEDTLKQFWLYSLKERHPHDCSGGEQQLLALCTTLLSKPTLLLLDEPTKGLDPWKKERVGELFRKLQKEGTTIVMATHDIEFAAKYVDQCMMLFDGTVIMNDAPKEFFSGNFFYTTSINRFIRKELPYALTWEDVYEACPNDMLHS; encoded by the coding sequence ATGGTTATGGTGGCGCATGCAGAAATAAACAATTTATCATTTGTATATGCTGATGAAAACGAAAAAGCGTTACAGCATATTTCTCTTTCTGTTCAAAAAGGAGAGTTTATTGCACTTGCCGGCGGATCAGGATCCGGGAAGACGACTTTATTAAAACATTTTAAAAAAGAATTACTTCCAATTGGTAAGCGTACTGGGGATACATATTATGATGGTACTTTATTAGAAAATGTACCTGATTTGTTATCTGCTCAAGAAATTGGTATGGTATTTCAAAATCCAGAAAATCAACTCGTAATGGATACAGTTATTCAAGAATTAGCATTTTCTTTAGAAAATATTGGGTTACCATCACATATTATTCAAAAACGAATAGCAGAGCTTATTAGCTTTTTAGGATTTCAAGATTTATTGCATCAATCTGTTCACATGTTATCTGGTGGGCAAAAGCAACTTGTTAATTTAGCTGCGGTATTAGTTATGCAGCCGAAATTGCTATTATTAGATGAACCGACAGCGCAGTTAGATCCAATTGCTGCAAAAGAGTTTTTAGGATTATTAAAACGGATTAATGAAGAACTTGGAATTACGATTATTTTAAGTGAACATCGTTTAGATGAAGTTATCCCGCTTGCAACACGCGTTGTTTGTATGGATAATGGCTGTATTATGTATGATGGTAGTCCTAAAACTGTTATTACGAATATGTGGGGAGTAGAAACATTCCGTCCATTTATTCCGCAAATTCCAAGGCTATTTTTAGAGTGGAATGTGAGAGATATTCCGTTTACGGTGCGAGAGGCGCAAATGAAAATGAATAATTTTTCGGCGATATCATATGTAAATGAGCTAATAGCACAAAGTGAAAAGCAAGAGGTAATTTTAAGCGCAGAGCATATTTCGTTCCAGTACGAAAAAAATAGTCCGCTTATTTTACGTGATTTATCAGTTTCGATTGAAAAAGGAAAATGGGTAGCGCTCGTTGGAAAGAATGGGACAGGGAAGTCTACACTGTTAACGCTTTTAGCTGGTTTGCAAAAAGTGAGAAGAGGGAAAGTAAAGTGGAATGGGAAAGTGATACATAAAATTGATTCGAAAGAACGATTTAAAAGTATTGGGTATGTATCGCAGCATCCATATTATCATTTTACATTTGATACAGTGTGGGATGAGGTGTATGAACGTGCACGTGAATTATACGGAGAACAAGGAAAAGAAATAGCAGAAGATACGCTAAAACAGTTTTGGTTGTACTCGCTTAAAGAACGCCATCCGCACGATTGTAGCGGAGGAGAGCAACAATTACTTGCGTTATGTACGACATTATTATCAAAGCCAACTTTATTATTACTGGATGAACCGACAAAGGGGCTAGATCCGTGGAAGAAAGAAAGAGTAGGAGAGCTATTTAGGAAGCTACAAAAAGAAGGTACAACAATTGTAATGGCAACGCATGATATTGAGTTTGCAGCGAAATACGTGGATCAATGTATGATGTTATTTGATGGGACAGTCATTATGAATGATGCACCGAAAGAATTTTTTAGTGGTAACTTCTTTTATACAACATCTATTAATCGATTCATTCGAAAAGAATTGCCATATGCATTAACGTGGGAGGATGTGTACGAAGCGTGTCCAAACGATATGTTGCATTCATAA
- a CDS encoding energy-coupling factor transporter transmembrane component T produces MKISFSSLHPFVNFFYYIGVMILCMMCLHPLFLIGAILLIVILNVMQGNSEKIRKMLPSTIIFFFMVILFNSLLTHRGRTTLFWLGDSRIKLEAIMFGIVMGLLLVAVMFTFASYNDIISSHKFLYLFSRISPKVALLTMITVRFVPLFIRRLKKITLVQKTKGVQVDSGSIIERVKNGMQLLQVLLICSLEDALQTADSMQARGFGVTKRTTYIRYRMEKRDWYTLSYLSILFIIAIICSTYGGGKLIIYPKVESILFQQYDGMMFIVFTMFISLPIIMEGREWLWWRMQK; encoded by the coding sequence ATGAAAATAAGTTTTTCTTCTTTACATCCTTTTGTGAATTTTTTCTATTATATCGGGGTGATGATACTATGTATGATGTGTCTTCATCCTCTTTTTTTAATTGGAGCAATACTATTAATTGTTATTTTAAATGTGATGCAAGGGAATAGCGAAAAGATAAGAAAGATGTTACCAAGCACAATTATTTTCTTTTTTATGGTCATTTTATTTAATTCGTTATTAACGCATAGAGGCCGAACGACATTATTTTGGTTAGGTGATAGCCGTATTAAGCTTGAGGCGATTATGTTTGGAATAGTAATGGGGTTATTACTAGTTGCAGTTATGTTTACGTTTGCGTCATACAATGATATTATTTCCAGTCATAAATTTTTATATTTGTTTTCAAGAATTTCACCGAAAGTTGCATTGTTAACGATGATTACAGTGAGATTTGTTCCTTTGTTTATAAGGCGATTAAAGAAAATCACACTCGTTCAAAAGACGAAAGGTGTGCAGGTAGATTCAGGTTCGATAATTGAACGCGTCAAAAATGGTATGCAATTGCTGCAAGTATTATTAATTTGTTCATTGGAAGATGCACTGCAAACGGCAGATTCTATGCAAGCTCGTGGATTTGGTGTAACGAAACGTACGACATATATTCGCTATAGAATGGAAAAACGAGATTGGTATACGCTCAGTTATTTAAGTATTCTATTTATAATTGCTATCATATGTAGTACGTATGGCGGAGGAAAGTTAATCATTTATCCGAAAGTCGAATCTATTTTATTTCAGCAATACGATGGGATGATGTTTATCGTATTTACGATGTTTATTAGTTTGCCAATTATAATGGAAGGAAGGGAATGGTTATGGTGGCGCATGCAGAAATAA
- a CDS encoding DUF4430 domain-containing protein, which yields MSKVKWFISLLLSLGLLAGCEEAAVKPEKKVEPKQEEVAKQEEQKDEAKPEEKTEEKQAESEQKQQEEQKEKQEQKVEEKPKEEKPQAQPEVKKEEKQQEQPKEQPAVNKQPEQQQAQEEKQQPKAPEVKEEAKVVNQPKETPKQEQKKKSEENNSVPAPPTPVPPPNPVPPPVPPPVPPVPKAKQVTISVKGNNGYIMGAKKMDVQEGDTVYKVLQRTGLDVDASGSRDSIYVKGINDLYEKDIADTSGWKYRVNGAFPNHSAGVATVKPGDTIEWVYVLQ from the coding sequence ATGAGTAAGGTGAAATGGTTCATTTCTTTACTGCTTTCGCTTGGGCTACTTGCCGGATGTGAAGAGGCAGCTGTAAAGCCTGAGAAGAAGGTAGAACCGAAGCAAGAAGAGGTAGCGAAACAAGAAGAACAAAAAGATGAAGCGAAGCCGGAAGAAAAAACAGAAGAAAAGCAAGCTGAATCAGAGCAAAAGCAGCAAGAAGAGCAGAAAGAGAAACAAGAACAAAAAGTAGAAGAGAAGCCGAAAGAGGAAAAGCCGCAGGCACAACCAGAGGTAAAGAAAGAAGAGAAACAACAGGAACAACCGAAAGAACAGCCGGCTGTAAATAAGCAACCAGAGCAGCAACAAGCACAAGAAGAGAAACAACAACCGAAAGCACCAGAAGTAAAAGAAGAAGCAAAGGTTGTGAATCAGCCGAAAGAAACACCGAAGCAGGAGCAAAAGAAAAAGTCAGAAGAGAATAATAGTGTACCAGCTCCACCAACACCGGTACCACCACCAAACCCAGTGCCACCACCAGTACCACCACCAGTACCACCAGTACCTAAAGCAAAACAAGTAACAATCTCGGTAAAAGGAAATAACGGATATATAATGGGTGCGAAAAAGATGGATGTACAAGAAGGCGATACAGTGTATAAAGTATTGCAACGTACAGGATTAGATGTTGATGCAAGCGGATCTAGAGATAGTATTTATGTAAAAGGTATTAATGATTTATATGAAAAAGATATTGCGGATACTAGTGGATGGAAATATCGTGTGAACGGTGCTTTTCCAAACCATAGTGCTGGTGTAGCTACGGTAAAACCAGGAGATACAATTGAGTGGGTATACGTATTACAATAA
- the rraA gene encoding ribonuclease E activity regulator RraA: MWKTTDLCDEFEKELQICRQSFRSFGKKEQFYGKIATVKVKDDNVLVKEGLQTLPEGTVLVVDGGASTNCALLGDNLAAIAEERKLAGIIVNGYVRDSSELKNINIGILALGTMPNRSVKEGKGERNISLHFGQVEWNPNEYVYADEDGVIISEKSLHS; encoded by the coding sequence ATGTGGAAAACTACAGATCTATGTGATGAATTTGAAAAGGAATTACAAATATGTCGCCAGTCTTTTCGGTCTTTTGGGAAGAAAGAACAATTCTACGGAAAAATTGCAACTGTAAAAGTGAAAGATGATAATGTACTAGTGAAGGAAGGATTGCAAACATTACCAGAAGGAACAGTATTAGTTGTTGATGGCGGAGCGTCTACGAATTGTGCTTTACTCGGTGATAATTTGGCAGCTATTGCGGAAGAAAGAAAGCTAGCAGGAATTATTGTGAATGGGTATGTTCGTGATTCTAGTGAACTAAAGAATATTAATATTGGTATTTTAGCGTTAGGAACGATGCCAAATAGAAGTGTGAAAGAAGGAAAAGGAGAACGAAATATTTCATTGCACTTTGGACAAGTAGAATGGAATCCAAATGAATATGTCTATGCGGATGAAGATGGCGTCATTATTAGTGAAAAGAGTTTACATAGTTAA
- a CDS encoding YfcC family protein — translation MQIQTEAKKQPSKPKFKMPDAYVLLFFIALLCAIATYFVPAGEFKRVTNGTVTTTIPGSYHSVPQSPVGFVSFFTAIEKGMTLAAPIIFLILFTGGAIAILEKTGALDGLIYHVINKFRNQQLLFICIVASLFSILGTTGIIVNSVIGFIPIGIIVARTLKWDAIVGVAIIYLGTYAGFNATILSPSPLGISQKIAELPMFSGIGLRTAIYISFLLATILYINWYVKRLKKSNKGSILGDNWFPSNALSNEKETEKKEVPWTIRHKLILLVSALSLIAFLIGAFRLHWTDAEMTATFIFIAITAGIIGGMKANDIASTFLTGCQNLIYGALIVGMARCISVILEQGKLLDTIVNQLAQALEGQSPVFGVIGMYVSSAALHFLISSGTGESVIFIPILAPLADFMHITRQVTVQAVMLGEGVVNCLNPTSGVLMGVLAASGISYGKWIRFMAPLAFIWFIIGLVFLIIGVNIEWGPY, via the coding sequence ATGCAAATACAAACTGAGGCAAAAAAACAACCTAGTAAACCAAAGTTTAAAATGCCTGATGCGTACGTACTACTATTTTTTATTGCCTTACTTTGCGCCATTGCTACTTATTTCGTTCCTGCTGGAGAATTTAAAAGGGTTACAAACGGGACCGTTACAACGACAATACCAGGTAGCTATCATTCTGTTCCGCAATCACCTGTAGGATTTGTTTCTTTTTTTACCGCTATTGAAAAAGGAATGACACTTGCTGCTCCTATTATCTTTCTAATTTTATTTACAGGTGGAGCCATTGCAATTCTTGAAAAAACAGGTGCTCTTGACGGTTTAATCTATCATGTTATTAACAAATTTCGTAATCAGCAATTACTTTTCATTTGTATAGTTGCTTCGCTTTTTTCTATTCTTGGAACGACTGGTATTATCGTTAACTCAGTTATCGGTTTTATCCCCATCGGCATCATCGTTGCACGCACATTAAAATGGGACGCTATCGTCGGTGTAGCAATTATTTATTTAGGCACTTATGCTGGTTTTAATGCTACTATTTTATCTCCCTCACCTTTAGGCATTTCACAAAAGATCGCAGAACTTCCGATGTTTTCCGGGATTGGTTTACGCACCGCAATCTATATATCTTTTTTACTTGCCACTATCCTTTATATAAATTGGTATGTAAAACGCTTGAAAAAATCAAATAAAGGAAGCATTCTCGGCGACAACTGGTTTCCAAGTAACGCTCTTTCAAACGAAAAAGAAACAGAGAAAAAAGAAGTTCCTTGGACGATACGTCATAAATTAATTTTACTCGTTTCAGCTTTATCATTAATTGCATTTTTAATAGGCGCTTTTCGTCTACATTGGACGGACGCAGAAATGACCGCTACTTTTATTTTCATTGCAATTACAGCAGGAATAATAGGTGGCATGAAAGCAAACGATATCGCATCCACTTTTCTAACTGGCTGCCAAAATCTTATCTACGGTGCTTTAATCGTCGGAATGGCTCGCTGTATTTCAGTCATTTTAGAACAAGGCAAATTACTTGATACAATCGTTAACCAACTCGCACAAGCTCTCGAAGGACAAAGCCCTGTATTTGGTGTTATCGGCATGTATGTGAGTAGTGCCGCATTACATTTCCTCATTTCATCCGGGACAGGAGAATCGGTTATTTTCATTCCGATATTAGCTCCATTAGCTGATTTCATGCACATTACACGCCAAGTTACAGTACAGGCTGTTATGCTTGGGGAAGGTGTAGTAAACTGCTTAAATCCAACTTCCGGTGTTTTAATGGGCGTTCTCGCAGCAAGCGGCATTTCTTACGGCAAATGGATTCGATTCATGGCTCCACTTGCATTCATTTGGTTTATCATTGGACTTGTTTTTCTTATTATTGGGGTGAATATTGAGTGGGGACCGTACTAA
- a CDS encoding endonuclease I family protein → MKFRNTKIAMITLSSFFILGSASLSFTDTIHGEVAPASAQEIIVKSYDDTYYNNAIGKTGLELKKELHNIIDNHTKLSYSAVWEALRDTDEDPNNKNNVLLLYTGRSQGKLTNGSGVNNWNREHVWAKSHGDFGTTAGPGTDLHHLRATDVSVNSSRGNLDFDNGGVNHSEATECKYDSDSWEPRDSVKGDIARMLFYMAVRYEGDNGEIDLELNEKVNNNKDAYMGKLSVLLKWNEQDPVDDLERKRNEVIFTKYQHNRNPFIDHPEWVNKIWN, encoded by the coding sequence ATGAAGTTTCGAAATACAAAGATTGCTATGATTACACTATCTTCATTTTTTATTTTAGGTTCTGCATCGCTATCATTCACAGATACTATACACGGTGAAGTAGCTCCTGCATCAGCACAAGAGATTATTGTAAAAAGTTATGACGATACATATTATAATAACGCAATAGGAAAAACGGGGTTAGAATTAAAGAAGGAACTGCATAATATTATTGATAATCATACAAAGTTATCATACAGTGCGGTTTGGGAAGCACTAAGAGATACTGATGAAGATCCAAATAATAAAAATAATGTGTTACTCTTATATACTGGTCGTTCGCAAGGGAAGCTTACGAATGGATCAGGAGTAAATAACTGGAACCGAGAGCATGTTTGGGCAAAATCTCACGGTGACTTTGGAACGACTGCAGGACCTGGAACAGATCTACATCATTTAAGAGCGACGGATGTATCTGTAAATAGTTCACGTGGAAATCTGGATTTTGATAACGGTGGTGTAAATCATTCTGAAGCGACAGAATGTAAATATGATAGTGATTCTTGGGAACCTCGTGATAGTGTAAAAGGAGATATTGCTAGAATGCTGTTTTATATGGCTGTTCGTTACGAGGGGGACAACGGCGAAATAGATTTAGAACTAAATGAAAAAGTGAATAACAATAAAGATGCATACATGGGGAAACTATCTGTTTTATTAAAATGGAATGAACAAGACCCGGTCGATGATTTAGAGCGAAAGCGTAATGAAGTGATTTTTACAAAATATCAACATAACCGCAATCCTTTTATTGATCATCCTGAATGGGTAAATAAAATTTGGAACTAA
- a CDS encoding 5'-methylthioadenosine/S-adenosylhomocysteine nucleosidase, which yields MKKNTLKKCAALVTTVALSFSILVGCNASPKQVEEKSNQKPILIQGPMPIEAEKFAKRLKNVKEEKSGTFVFYKGTVDNYPVIVAKTGKGMENTAAATAVAIEKYKPTAIINQGTSGGHDPNLNVFDIVLGKQVANIGSLKTTNMDENQGIEPTKWISMDLMASEGSAGEDPNAEKIRYYEGDKDLLAAANAVKDKYTKGKVVEGTIGSADLWNNEVDRIKWFHTKYGTSVEEMEGAAAAQIAKAYDVPFLGIRVLSNNKTNGGKYNPNTAAANQEYVYEVVKKYIDSMQSK from the coding sequence ATGAAGAAGAATACGTTGAAAAAATGTGCTGCCCTAGTAACTACTGTTGCATTGTCATTCTCGATACTTGTGGGATGTAATGCGAGTCCGAAACAAGTTGAGGAAAAAAGCAATCAAAAACCTATCTTAATTCAAGGGCCAATGCCGATAGAAGCAGAAAAGTTTGCGAAAAGGCTAAAAAATGTGAAAGAAGAAAAGTCTGGAACTTTTGTATTTTATAAAGGAACTGTCGACAATTATCCTGTAATCGTTGCGAAAACAGGTAAAGGAATGGAGAATACAGCAGCTGCTACAGCGGTGGCTATTGAAAAATATAAACCTACAGCAATTATTAACCAAGGAACATCAGGTGGACATGATCCAAATTTAAATGTATTTGATATTGTATTAGGAAAACAAGTTGCAAATATAGGTTCATTAAAAACAACAAATATGGATGAGAATCAAGGAATTGAGCCGACAAAATGGATATCTATGGACTTAATGGCTTCTGAAGGAAGTGCAGGAGAAGATCCAAATGCTGAGAAAATCCGATACTACGAAGGAGATAAGGATTTACTTGCAGCAGCTAATGCGGTAAAAGATAAATATACAAAAGGTAAAGTGGTTGAAGGTACTATAGGCTCAGCAGACCTTTGGAATAATGAAGTAGATAGAATTAAGTGGTTCCATACAAAATACGGTACATCTGTAGAAGAAATGGAAGGAGCTGCTGCAGCTCAAATCGCGAAAGCTTATGATGTCCCATTTTTAGGGATTCGAGTATTATCTAATAATAAAACAAACGGCGGGAAATATAACCCAAATACAGCAGCCGCAAATCAAGAATATGTATATGAAGTAGTTAAAAAATATATAGATTCAATGCAAAGTAAATAG
- the ybaK gene encoding Cys-tRNA(Pro) deacylase, with amino-acid sequence MKKDKTNAMRILDKEKIEYSMMSYDPDDGKIDGVSVAEKIGREVREVYKTLIAQGNSKNYHVFIIPVDEELNLKAAAKAVSEKKIEMIPVKDITKVSGYIRGGCSPVGMKKLFSTCIDESAQSLETMIVSGGKIGIQIELKVDDLAKVTRAQFGEVTK; translated from the coding sequence ATGAAAAAAGATAAAACAAATGCGATGCGAATATTAGATAAAGAAAAGATCGAATATTCGATGATGTCATATGATCCAGACGATGGGAAAATTGATGGCGTATCAGTAGCCGAGAAAATTGGACGAGAAGTGAGAGAAGTATATAAAACGTTAATCGCTCAAGGGAATAGTAAAAATTATCATGTGTTTATCATCCCAGTAGATGAGGAATTAAATTTAAAAGCTGCCGCAAAAGCAGTAAGTGAAAAGAAGATTGAAATGATTCCTGTAAAAGATATTACGAAAGTGTCAGGATACATTCGCGGTGGTTGTTCACCAGTCGGAATGAAGAAGTTATTTTCTACATGTATCGATGAAAGCGCCCAATCACTTGAAACGATGATCGTAAGTGGCGGGAAGATTGGTATACAAATTGAGCTGAAAGTGGATGACTTGGCGAAAGTGACGAGAGCGCAGTTTGGAGAGGTAACGAAGTAA
- a CDS encoding histidine--tRNA ligase: protein MEMKNVKGTKDYLPEEQVLRNKIKRTCEDTFERYGCKPLETPMLNMYELMSYKYGGGDEILKEIYTLQDQGKRDLALRYDLTIPFAKVVAMNPNIRLPFKRYEIGKVFRDGPIKQGRFREFIQCDVDIVGVESVMAEAELMSMAFELFRTLNLEITIQYNNRKLLNGILQAINIPTELTSDVILSLDKIEKIGIDGVRKDVLERGISKEMADTICNTVLSCLKLSIDDFKDAFNTPIVADGVNELQQLQQYLIALGINENAIFNPFLARGLTMYTGTIYEIFLKDGSITSSIGSGGRYDNIIGAFRGDNISYPTVGISFGLDVIYTALSQKETISSTADVFIIPLGTELQCLQIAQQLRSTTSLKVELELAGRKLKRALNYANKENIPYVLIIGEEELSTETVMLRNMKEGSEVKVPLSSLSSYL from the coding sequence ATGGAAATGAAAAATGTAAAAGGAACGAAAGACTATTTACCAGAGGAGCAAGTGCTGCGAAATAAAATTAAAAGAACTTGCGAAGATACATTTGAACGATACGGATGCAAACCGTTAGAGACACCAATGTTAAATATGTATGAGCTTATGTCTTACAAGTACGGTGGTGGCGATGAAATATTAAAAGAAATATATACACTTCAGGATCAAGGAAAACGTGACCTTGCCTTACGCTATGATTTAACAATTCCATTCGCAAAAGTCGTTGCAATGAATCCGAACATCCGCCTTCCTTTTAAACGGTATGAAATTGGAAAAGTCTTTCGAGATGGACCAATTAAACAAGGAAGATTTCGTGAGTTCATTCAATGTGACGTTGATATAGTTGGTGTAGAATCAGTTATGGCAGAAGCTGAACTTATGAGCATGGCGTTTGAGCTGTTCCGAACATTAAACTTAGAGATAACGATCCAATATAATAACCGAAAACTGTTAAATGGTATTCTTCAGGCCATTAACATCCCTACTGAATTAACAAGTGACGTCATTTTATCATTAGACAAAATCGAAAAGATTGGGATTGATGGTGTACGAAAAGATGTATTAGAGCGCGGAATTTCTAAAGAAATGGCTGATACAATATGTAATACTGTATTATCTTGTCTAAAGCTTTCAATTGATGACTTTAAAGACGCTTTCAATACTCCAATCGTTGCCGATGGAGTAAACGAATTGCAACAATTACAGCAATATTTAATCGCTCTTGGAATAAATGAAAATGCTATATTCAATCCGTTTTTAGCGCGAGGACTTACAATGTACACAGGCACCATATATGAAATCTTTTTAAAAGATGGATCGATTACATCTAGCATCGGTAGCGGCGGTCGATACGATAATATTATTGGGGCATTCCGTGGCGATAATATTAGCTATCCAACAGTCGGTATTTCATTCGGTTTAGACGTTATTTATACAGCACTCTCACAGAAAGAAACGATATCATCTACAGCGGATGTATTTATCATCCCACTCGGGACAGAATTACAATGCTTACAAATTGCCCAGCAATTACGTTCTACCACTTCCTTAAAAGTCGAACTCGAACTAGCAGGACGCAAATTAAAACGTGCTCTTAATTATGCCAATAAAGAGAATATCCCTTACGTGCTTATTATTGGTGAAGAAGAACTTAGTACAGAAACCGTTATGCTGCGGAATATGAAGGAAGGTAGTGAGGTGAAGGTTCCCCTTTCTTCTTTAAGTAGTTATTTATAA